From the Winogradskyella forsetii genome, the window TTACTTGATCCTCACTGATTATTTTTACTATATAAATCCCAGTAGATAAGCTAGAAACATCAATATGATTTGTTGAACTTAATTGATCTAAATCTTTTTTCAACACCAATCGTCCTTGAATATCGAAAATATTAGCCTCAGTTTTTGCATTTAATTGGCCAAATACTATCATTTCTTTTGGATTTGTTGAAGCGTAAATCTGCAAAGTATCCAATTCATTTTCCATAGTAGATAAAACTTCTGAAGAATAATGAACATAAAAACGCCCAGTTCCATTAATTTCGGCTGTAGACGTAAATGTATAGACATCATCATTCAATAAGGTGAATGTGGTTTCAACAGTATCTTCTAAATAAACATTTATTCCTGAAGGCAAGGTTGAGTCAGCACCAATAGAAATCGTTAATGTTTCATTAGCCTCCGCTTTCATTCCCAAAGGAACAACGACATCATTGAAATCGTTATATGGTAAGGATTGAATTGCCATACCTAACCCTGTATTGTTTTCTACAAGGTTTGAATACATTACAAATTCGGAAGCATTTTCCATATAAGTAGCTGCATCATATCCAATATCCAAACCTCTGGTTGTACTTTCAATGAAATAGATATGTGTAGAAGCTAAGTTAGATGAGCTATTTAAATTTAACTTACTTAATGCAACATTTAACGAGTTGTTTCGTCCAACTATAAAATCATCAGAATTCCCTGTACGACGCATGGTGGTAGTAAAATCAACCAAACCTCCATCGGACTTGGATTTTACGAAGAACCCTTGACCAGGTGCAATCAATTCTGTAATGGTTTCGTCTGCAATTGTAGCTAAATTCCAAACGGTCCATCCATTAGATGCATCTCCGTCATAACCATAAATGGCTTGGTATGCACTACCAGAATCGAACTCCGTCTTATTGGTATTGAAAAATGTATCAAAATCTATATACGAAGGATAAGGATTTCCTATAAGGTTCCATGCAGAACCAGCAACAGCATTAGATAGAGGTATATCAAGTACGTCATTTGTTCTAATAGTTCCTGTAAAGTTTAATGTGCTTCCATCTGTTGTTCCAACGCGGTAACCTGTACCAGCATTTATTAAAGTTGAAGCATTTGTGTTTGTGTCATAATTCTGAAACGTTCCAGCGCTTGTATTATAAGGAGCAAATGCTCTTACAGTACCAGAAGCAGCTAAGTTAGGATTTGCTGTTGCAAAAGCTCCAAACATCTGTCCATCTAATGGGGCAGAAATTAAGTCGTTTGTACCAATTGGTACTACTTGTGAAACATATCTATAGTAATTTACAGTTCCTGTAACAGTACCATCAGCTATTAGACTTGAGAATAACTGTGACGTAGAGTTTAAATTAACTGTTGTTGTGGTAACAGTTACACCAGAATCAACCGTTAATGCAGCTCCAGGATTTACTGTTAAAATTGAGCAACTTACATTAGCCGACATATTTGCAGTTCCAGTATTAATAATTATATCGTCATTTGCTGTAGCGACTCCAATAGGATTAACAGGCAGCCAAGCATTATTATCAAAAGTGAACGTTACTTTAGGATTGAATATAACAGAATAATCTTCAATATTACCAAAGTCTGAGATGTATGCAGAACTTAATGTATCAGAGTTATTGTCAAAACCAGAAATGACTCTCATTCTAAGCTTTTGGTTATCTACAAAATTACCAGTAGTCGGCGTTGTAAAATTAAAGGAGAAAACATCACCATTCTTTTTCCCATTTCCTGCCGCTGTTTGGTATACGCGTTCAGTAGTGGCAAAAGTACCATCATTGTTATAATCAATATAAACATCTACCAATTCATTATCAAAGGCATTGTCAACGCCTACTTTTACTGTCATAGCATACGCCGTATTTGAGGCTAAAGTCGTTGCTGGTTGAGAGGCAACTCTGTTTATGTAATATCCATCATGATAAGCTGAAGATGACTTGTACGTATTACCGTTTAAAGTTATCTCGTAAACACCCATTCCATCATTTGAACTATTCGTAACATTAGGAGTATTGGTTAAAGTAGCAGGATAATTACCTGAAGGTGCTTCATGACCTACAGATGTTTTAAATGCCGATCTTGGGCCATCTATAGTTGCATGTACTCTTGTTCTTTGGTCATTTGAAAATCCTGTAAAACAAGGGTCTGATGAATAATCCATAAAGTTATGAATGTACTCATTTGATCCACCAGTACAACTGTTTCCTGTGGAACTATCTGCAGGACATATCGAGTTAGTTCTTATATGTGGCGGTATGTCTGGGCAACCATCATCATCCACACCAATCGTTCCACTGACAGGAGGACACGTTGTTTCATTATTGTCGCCAGTAAAAGTGTGGAGTAAGTTTAAGTAGTGACCAACTTCGTGATCTGCGGTACCATTTCCAGAAGCATTTGTAGGTCCAGTACCAAAATCAAAACCTGGAGTAGCTGAAGGATTGTTTGGGTCATAATTTGGCTCATACCCAAATGCTCTTGCTTGGCAAACTAGACCATCCGTAACACCAGGAAAAGTTCCAGGTAATGTTGCGTAACCTAAAGTACCTGTGCCATCAGTTCCTATATCTACACCATCTATTCTGTTTACTATCCAAATATTCATGTAATCTTGAGGATTCCATACGTAATCTTTAAACAAAACCTCACTTTCTACTCCTGTGTTGTCACCTTTAATACCATCACTATTATAGAGAGATGCATAAGGTTTTCCAGTAATGTCATGTCTTTCTATTCCCGTTGTTGAGCTTCCATCTTCTGTTACTCTTGCTAATACGAACTCAATATCCATAGGATTATTGTAAAAAGAAGTACCAGTATAAATACCTTGATTCTTAAAGGCATCATTTAAATTAGAAATTGCACTTAATATTTGTACGTCACTTATATTTGGATAGGTGCCAATGGCTTCACCATTATGAATTACATGTACTATTGTTGGTATGACGGTTATTGTATTAAGTGGAGATCGAGCAGCAACATTTTGTCTGTAATTAAGTGTAAACGCTTCAATTTGAGCTCTATTTTTTTCAAATAGAATTGGATTTTTTTCACGTTGCATTTCCAATAGTTTATCGAATCCACATTTCTCAGCTTCCTGTGCAAATGAAATTGCAGTTGTGAGGAGAAATAATAAGGTTAGGAATATTCGTTTTAAAGTAGTTTTTTAAATTTTTATTAAATTATTTAGGGTTCGATTTTTCCATGGCTGAAGCGCTTGCTGAAGTGTAATCGGATTTTTGAGGTGATTTATTACAGATTTGTCATTTGTTTTTAAGGTTTCTAAACGGTAATTTATAAATTTTTTTTGAAGTTTCGGAGATAGGCTTTCAAGACTTAAAAAATAGGCAGCTTCTCCTTCTTTACCTAAGGATAATTTATAACTAGATGTAATGTTGGTATTGTTTTCAGCTTCAAAATTCTTTATATATCGGACTAAATGATGATCGTATTTGTAATCTCTGGGACAACACATAGATTCATACATTTCTATATATCTTATTTTCTTCTCACTAGGTATATCTAAACTAGATGTTATTGTCTTACAATTGCAATTGAGAGCGATTACGATGAAAACTATTAACATGTTTCTACTTAAAATCAAGAGCCATATATTTTAAGCAAAAATATATATAGAGTCCCTTTCTCAATAAAATAGGACTACTCAAAGACTACGCACCACCTTAATTTTATAGTAATTTGGAAATTTAATGAATTATGAGCTGGTACTTAGTAATGGAATCGTTAAAGTTAAAATGGGATAAAATGATATATTGCAAATGCTTATTCTAATTTATTGCACAGTGATTACCAAACCGTTATTTTTATAAAATAATGGCTTATGGCATTAGAAAATGTAGAAATTATTCGTTTTGTTTCAAATGAGATTTATTTCGCCTTCGGACTAATAATTTCCACATTCTGAAATGCTATCGCTCCACGAATTATTCCTGAAATCACATCGTGCATGGCATTGATAATTTGCATTTTTAATTCACTTTTGTGATAGA encodes:
- a CDS encoding zinc-dependent metalloprotease, encoding MQREKNPILFEKNRAQIEAFTLNYRQNVAARSPLNTITVIPTIVHVIHNGEAIGTYPNISDVQILSAISNLNDAFKNQGIYTGTSFYNNPMDIEFVLARVTEDGSSTTGIERHDITGKPYASLYNSDGIKGDNTGVESEVLFKDYVWNPQDYMNIWIVNRIDGVDIGTDGTGTLGYATLPGTFPGVTDGLVCQARAFGYEPNYDPNNPSATPGFDFGTGPTNASGNGTADHEVGHYLNLLHTFTGDNNETTCPPVSGTIGVDDDGCPDIPPHIRTNSICPADSSTGNSCTGGSNEYIHNFMDYSSDPCFTGFSNDQRTRVHATIDGPRSAFKTSVGHEAPSGNYPATLTNTPNVTNSSNDGMGVYEITLNGNTYKSSSAYHDGYYINRVASQPATTLASNTAYAMTVKVGVDNAFDNELVDVYIDYNNDGTFATTERVYQTAAGNGKKNGDVFSFNFTTPTTGNFVDNQKLRMRVISGFDNNSDTLSSAYISDFGNIEDYSVIFNPKVTFTFDNNAWLPVNPIGVATANDDIIINTGTANMSANVSCSILTVNPGAALTVDSGVTVTTTTVNLNSTSQLFSSLIADGTVTGTVNYYRYVSQVVPIGTNDLISAPLDGQMFGAFATANPNLAASGTVRAFAPYNTSAGTFQNYDTNTNASTLINAGTGYRVGTTDGSTLNFTGTIRTNDVLDIPLSNAVAGSAWNLIGNPYPSYIDFDTFFNTNKTEFDSGSAYQAIYGYDGDASNGWTVWNLATIADETITELIAPGQGFFVKSKSDGGLVDFTTTMRRTGNSDDFIVGRNNSLNVALSKLNLNSSSNLASTHIYFIESTTRGLDIGYDAATYMENASEFVMYSNLVENNTGLGMAIQSLPYNDFNDVVVPLGMKAEANETLTISIGADSTLPSGINVYLEDTVETTFTLLNDDVYTFTSTAEINGTGRFYVHYSSEVLSTMENELDTLQIYASTNPKEMIVFGQLNAKTEANIFDIQGRLVLKKDLDQLSSTNHIDVSSLSTGIYIVKIISEDQVKTQKVIIK